In one window of Candidatus Polarisedimenticolia bacterium DNA:
- a CDS encoding PEGA domain-containing protein, with protein sequence MRTSAKGWNWDIGLVVAVLLASLPVQLHAQSANGLLKVTSFPSGAKVSIDGADTGKNTPMSISVPVGSHTVVVSIPNSGWNPDSRTVLIDSGTTDLSVTLLPLLTVGPPGPQGPKGDKGDKGDPGLQGLQGVPGGIGPAGDQGPKGDKGDPGPQGPPGATADQIATIQQQIADLQSQASGLHGTQEFTNPGNAASFDVTWAAPTGVTHALVEMWGGGGGGDTTGGGGAAYTRSVVAVTPGHVYHISVGGGGRGSDVTGSSFAADGHRSMMFDADQPSLILVFAAGGREGTVFTPGHGGDADPAAMISHGGFSGQSFSGGVAYGAQFCPNGSLTGRGGDAYQPGQPGYIRLTW encoded by the coding sequence ATGAGAACATCCGCGAAAGGTTGGAACTGGGATATCGGCCTTGTTGTTGCGGTCTTGCTGGCATCGCTGCCAGTCCAACTTCACGCGCAGTCCGCCAACGGCCTGCTCAAGGTCACTTCGTTTCCGTCGGGAGCGAAGGTTTCGATTGATGGCGCTGACACCGGCAAGAACACGCCCATGAGTATCAGCGTGCCGGTGGGCAGCCACACCGTCGTCGTTTCGATCCCCAACTCCGGCTGGAATCCCGACTCACGTACCGTCCTCATCGATTCCGGCACCACCGATCTGAGCGTCACATTGCTGCCGCTATTGACCGTCGGCCCTCCCGGACCTCAGGGACCGAAGGGCGACAAGGGCGATAAAGGCGATCCCGGTCTTCAGGGCCTTCAAGGTGTACCCGGAGGCATTGGCCCCGCCGGAGATCAGGGACCCAAGGGCGACAAGGGCGATCCCGGGCCTCAGGGCCCGCCCGGAGCCACTGCAGACCAGATAGCCACGATCCAACAGCAGATAGCCGATCTTCAGTCCCAGGCTTCCGGCTTGCACGGAACCCAGGAATTTACCAATCCCGGGAATGCGGCCTCCTTTGACGTTACCTGGGCGGCTCCGACCGGTGTGACGCATGCCCTGGTTGAGATGTGGGGTGGCGGGGGCGGGGGCGATACGACCGGTGGTGGCGGAGCAGCTTACACCCGCAGCGTTGTGGCGGTGACCCCGGGGCACGTCTACCACATCTCCGTGGGTGGCGGTGGGAGAGGCTCCGACGTAACCGGTTCGTCGTTCGCAGCAGACGGGCATAGGAGCATGATGTTCGATGCAGACCAGCCGAGTCTGATTCTGGTTTTCGCCGCAGGTGGACGGGAAGGTACCGTATTCACGCCTGGACACGGCGGGGATGCCGACCCAGCCGCGATGATCAGTCACGGCGGCTTTTCAGGTCAGTCCTTTTCTGGAGGTGTGGCCTACGGCGCCCAATTCTGTCCCAACGGCAGTCTCACCGGAAGAGGTGGTGATGCCTACCAACCGGGCCAGCCTGGCTACATACGGCTCACATGGTGA
- a CDS encoding AcvB/VirJ family lysyl-phosphatidylglycerol hydrolase produces the protein MRVLAACSIAILLGAGATATAVERQVPMQRVLPTESNPSFQVPVYAPQPAQGTEGKPARPAMPVIFYAGEWGWRPLQQDTASSLAASGRYVLGIDSPDYFNRKIEPATLASEFERFRAFLNERAGRPKEAPVILVGFAAGAEIVPYILNRVDPAGVRGAVLIAPDKKGAYVFRVSMQLRLDSPPDEVFDVEAELRRMAPIPVVMIEGTLDPHSEAKALSAVPRGPHKYAPIVGGDRQFKEVRESFFRLLDDSLRWIDGLTAPFPGRPPGPEPAPGATAAPPAPSGVDPQ, from the coding sequence GTGCGCGTCCTTGCGGCCTGCTCGATCGCCATCCTTCTGGGCGCCGGCGCCACCGCGACGGCGGTGGAGCGCCAGGTCCCCATGCAGAGGGTCCTCCCGACCGAGAGCAACCCCAGCTTCCAGGTCCCTGTCTACGCGCCGCAGCCCGCGCAAGGAACCGAGGGGAAGCCGGCGCGCCCGGCGATGCCGGTCATCTTCTATGCCGGCGAATGGGGCTGGCGGCCGTTGCAGCAGGACACGGCGTCCAGCCTGGCCGCCTCGGGACGGTACGTCCTGGGAATCGATTCTCCCGACTACTTCAACCGCAAGATCGAGCCGGCGACCCTCGCATCCGAGTTCGAGCGCTTCAGGGCGTTCCTCAACGAGCGGGCGGGGAGGCCGAAGGAGGCGCCTGTCATCCTGGTCGGCTTCGCGGCCGGGGCCGAGATCGTCCCCTACATCCTGAACCGGGTCGACCCCGCGGGCGTTCGCGGCGCCGTCCTCATCGCCCCGGACAAGAAAGGGGCCTACGTGTTCCGGGTCTCGATGCAGCTCCGGTTGGACAGCCCGCCGGACGAGGTGTTCGACGTCGAGGCCGAGCTGCGCAGGATGGCGCCGATCCCCGTCGTCATGATCGAGGGGACGCTCGACCCCCACTCCGAGGCGAAGGCCCTGAGCGCCGTCCCGCGGGGTCCCCACAAGTACGCCCCGATCGTCGGGGGGGACCGCCAGTTCAAGGAAGTCCGCGAGAGTTTCTTCCGCCTGCTCGACGACTCCCTGCGCTGGATCGACGGCCTGACCGCCCCCTTCCCCGGCCGGCCGCCCGGCCCTGAACCGGCCCCCGGCGCCACCGCGGCGCCGCCCGCGCCGTCAGGGGTCGACCCACAGTAG
- a CDS encoding Glu/Leu/Phe/Val dehydrogenase yields the protein MDTVLAKETLNPFEIAQQQFDSAAEQLKLESWLREVLRRPKRQLIVSIPTKMDDGSIRVFEGYRVQHNLARGPAKGGIRYHPSVTLDEVKALASWMTWKCATVNIPYGGGKGGVICDPKHMSLRELENMTRRYASEISIIIGPERDIPAPDVYTNPQTMAWIMDTYSMTVGATQLGVVTGKPLQIGGSQGRGEATARGVQFVTREACRERSISLKGAKVAVQGFGNAGSVAARLLSEDGASIIAVSDSSGGILNSKGLNITAVLAHKESTGSLRGFREADSISNEKLLELECDILVPAALENQITLANASRIRAKIVAEAANGPTTPGADEILHKNGVFLIPDILANAGGVTVSYFEWVQSLQAFFWEEAQVNHHLEKVMTRAFNEVLTIAKKFNVHMRDAAYILAVGRVAEATRIRGIYP from the coding sequence ATGGACACGGTCCTGGCCAAAGAGACCCTCAATCCGTTCGAGATCGCCCAGCAGCAGTTCGACAGCGCGGCCGAGCAGCTGAAGCTCGAGTCGTGGCTGCGCGAGGTCCTGCGGCGGCCGAAGCGCCAGCTGATCGTGTCGATCCCCACCAAGATGGACGACGGGTCGATCCGGGTGTTCGAGGGGTACCGGGTGCAGCACAACCTGGCCCGCGGTCCCGCCAAGGGGGGCATCCGCTACCACCCCAGCGTCACCCTGGACGAGGTGAAGGCGCTGGCCTCCTGGATGACCTGGAAGTGCGCCACGGTCAACATCCCGTACGGTGGCGGCAAGGGGGGGGTGATCTGCGACCCCAAGCACATGTCGCTGCGCGAGCTCGAGAACATGACCCGCCGCTACGCCTCCGAGATCAGCATCATCATCGGCCCCGAGCGCGACATCCCGGCCCCCGACGTCTACACCAACCCCCAGACGATGGCCTGGATCATGGACACCTACTCGATGACGGTCGGCGCGACCCAGCTGGGGGTCGTGACCGGCAAGCCCCTGCAGATCGGCGGCTCCCAGGGGCGTGGCGAGGCGACGGCGCGCGGCGTGCAGTTCGTGACGCGCGAGGCCTGCCGCGAGAGGTCAATCTCCCTGAAGGGGGCGAAGGTGGCCGTGCAGGGGTTCGGCAATGCCGGCAGCGTGGCGGCGCGCCTCCTGAGCGAGGACGGTGCCTCGATCATCGCCGTCTCCGACAGCAGCGGCGGCATCCTGAACTCGAAGGGCCTCAACATCACCGCGGTCCTGGCGCACAAGGAGAGCACCGGCTCCCTGCGCGGCTTCCGCGAGGCCGATTCGATCAGCAACGAGAAGCTCCTCGAGCTCGAATGCGACATCCTGGTGCCGGCCGCCCTCGAGAACCAGATCACCCTGGCGAACGCCTCCCGCATCCGGGCCAAGATCGTCGCCGAGGCGGCCAACGGTCCGACGACACCGGGCGCCGACGAGATCCTGCACAAGAACGGCGTCTTCCTGATCCCGGACATCCTGGCGAACGCCGGTGGGGTGACGGTGTCCTACTTCGAGTGGGTGCAGTCGCTCCAGGCGTTTTTCTGGGAGGAGGCCCAGGTCAACCATCACCTCGAGAAAGTCATGACCCGCGCCTTCAACGAAGTCCTGACGATCGCGAAGAAGTTCAACGTGCACATGCGCGACGCCGCCTACATTCTGGCGGTCGGCCGCGTCGCCGAGGCGACGCGCATCCGCGGCATCTACCCGTAG
- a CDS encoding malic enzyme-like NAD(P)-binding protein, with the protein MTLPPGDRLDPAEILEHYRRNRGLLGIQSKIPIKDEHVLSLVYTPGVAEPCLAIRDDPESSFIYTIRGNAVAVITDGSSVLSFGDAGPFAAVPVMEGKCLLFKALAGIDALPLCASERDPRRLARLIQCLTPTFGGFAIEDIASPRSFELMEILDGMSEADLPVPFFFNDMQGACATVLAALRNALKLVGKDIGGIRAVITGAGGAGITVARFLSKAGVPEITLCDRHGIVWEGRPEGMNRFKEAAARELNPEKRQGSVEEALKGADLFVGLSAARTVRPAMIRSMNKKPIVFALATPEPEIGADEARAAGAAVVLTGGTNYRHGLNVALAFPGILRGVIDSRAARIYDEMLIAAADAIASLVPDKELNYERIVPRVLDLRVGPAVAGAVANAAVALGVAREDVDPDFVRDRTRHLVYEGESALVEHGFSSEEKSLGDEALDLHRRYRGTIETTGKIPLKDEHTLMIIASPGVAVPVREIMKSPLKVWEYTTKGNLVAVVTDGSAVLGLGNIGPEAALPVMEGKCVLFKTLAGVEAMPICLGTQDTEEIISIVKALEPSLGGVNLEDIAAPRCFEIERRLREETGIPIFHDDQHGTAVVVLVGLLNALRVTGRDIGSLKVTVNGSGAAGISVTRLIMKAGVKEVILCDTHGILVPGREHMNPSKEAIALVTNPERLRGGLNEALRGRDLFIGLSGPNLVTPEMVKSMAPRPIIFALANPVPEIAPEAALAAGAAVVATGRSDYRNQINNAIAFPGIFRGALDVAARNINDEMKIAAAHALADLVPDYELSPDYILPKALDFRGAPEVAAAVARAALETGEAQRRVDPRLILDNTRDYLYGGTLRALPGEPIGDQPVLPLKR; encoded by the coding sequence GTGACTCTCCCCCCGGGCGACCGCCTCGATCCGGCGGAGATCCTCGAGCACTATCGCCGCAACCGCGGCCTCCTCGGGATCCAGAGCAAGATCCCGATCAAGGACGAGCACGTCCTGAGCCTGGTCTACACCCCGGGCGTGGCCGAGCCGTGCCTGGCGATCCGCGACGACCCGGAATCGTCGTTCATCTACACCATCCGCGGCAACGCCGTGGCGGTCATCACCGACGGATCGTCGGTCCTGTCGTTCGGGGACGCAGGGCCCTTCGCGGCCGTGCCGGTCATGGAAGGGAAGTGCCTGCTGTTCAAGGCGCTCGCCGGGATCGACGCCCTGCCTCTGTGCGCCAGCGAGCGCGACCCGCGCCGCCTGGCCCGCCTGATCCAGTGCCTGACCCCGACCTTCGGGGGCTTCGCGATCGAGGACATCGCCTCGCCGCGATCGTTCGAGCTGATGGAGATCCTCGACGGCATGAGCGAGGCGGACCTCCCCGTGCCGTTCTTCTTCAACGACATGCAGGGGGCCTGCGCGACGGTCCTGGCGGCGCTCCGGAACGCCCTGAAGCTGGTCGGCAAGGACATCGGCGGGATCCGCGCCGTCATCACGGGGGCCGGCGGCGCCGGCATCACGGTGGCCCGCTTCCTGAGCAAGGCCGGCGTGCCGGAGATCACCCTGTGCGATCGTCACGGCATCGTCTGGGAAGGCCGGCCGGAGGGGATGAACCGGTTCAAGGAGGCCGCCGCCCGCGAGCTGAACCCGGAGAAGCGCCAGGGGTCGGTCGAGGAAGCCCTCAAGGGGGCCGACCTGTTCGTCGGCCTGTCGGCGGCGCGCACGGTGCGGCCGGCGATGATCCGCTCCATGAACAAGAAGCCGATCGTCTTCGCCCTGGCCACGCCCGAGCCGGAGATCGGCGCCGACGAGGCCCGCGCCGCCGGCGCCGCGGTGGTCCTGACGGGAGGGACCAATTACCGGCACGGCCTCAACGTCGCCCTGGCGTTTCCCGGCATCCTGCGCGGGGTGATCGACTCGCGCGCGGCGCGCATCTACGACGAGATGTTGATCGCGGCCGCCGACGCCATCGCCTCCCTCGTGCCGGACAAGGAGCTGAACTACGAGCGCATCGTGCCGCGCGTCCTCGACCTGCGGGTCGGGCCGGCGGTGGCGGGGGCCGTCGCCAACGCGGCCGTGGCGCTCGGCGTGGCGCGCGAGGACGTCGACCCCGACTTCGTGCGCGACCGGACCCGGCACCTGGTCTACGAGGGGGAGTCGGCGCTCGTCGAGCACGGCTTCAGCAGCGAGGAGAAGAGCCTGGGGGACGAGGCGCTCGACCTGCACCGCCGCTACCGCGGCACCATCGAGACCACCGGCAAAATCCCGCTGAAGGACGAGCACACGCTCATGATCATCGCCTCGCCCGGCGTGGCGGTCCCCGTGCGCGAGATCATGAAGTCCCCCCTCAAGGTCTGGGAGTACACCACCAAGGGGAACCTGGTGGCGGTCGTGACCGACGGCTCGGCCGTCCTCGGCCTGGGGAACATCGGCCCGGAGGCGGCGCTCCCGGTGATGGAGGGGAAATGCGTCCTGTTCAAGACGCTGGCGGGCGTCGAGGCGATGCCGATCTGCCTGGGGACGCAGGACACGGAGGAGATCATCTCGATCGTCAAGGCGCTCGAGCCGTCGCTCGGCGGGGTGAACCTGGAGGACATCGCCGCGCCCCGCTGCTTCGAGATCGAGAGGCGCCTGAGGGAGGAGACCGGCATCCCGATCTTCCACGACGACCAGCACGGGACGGCGGTCGTCGTGCTGGTCGGGCTCCTGAACGCCCTGCGCGTGACCGGGCGCGACATCGGCTCGCTGAAGGTCACGGTCAACGGCTCCGGTGCGGCCGGCATCTCCGTGACGCGGCTCATCATGAAGGCGGGGGTGAAAGAGGTCATCCTCTGCGACACCCACGGCATCCTGGTCCCGGGCCGCGAGCACATGAACCCGTCGAAGGAGGCGATCGCCCTGGTCACCAACCCGGAGCGTCTGCGCGGCGGGCTGAACGAGGCCTTGCGCGGCCGGGACCTGTTCATCGGGCTCTCGGGCCCCAACCTCGTCACGCCCGAGATGGTGAAGAGCATGGCGCCGCGGCCGATCATCTTCGCGCTGGCGAACCCGGTGCCGGAGATCGCCCCGGAGGCGGCCCTGGCGGCCGGCGCCGCGGTGGTGGCGACCGGCCGGTCGGACTACAGGAACCAGATCAACAACGCCATCGCCTTCCCGGGAATCTTCCGGGGCGCTCTCGACGTCGCCGCCCGCAACATCAACGACGAGATGAAGATCGCCGCCGCCCACGCCCTGGCCGATCTGGTCCCGGATTACGAGCTGTCGCCCGACTACATCCTGCCGAAGGCGCTCGACTTCCGCGGCGCCCCCGAGGTGGCCGCGGCGGTGGCGCGCGCCGCCCTCGAGACCGGCGAGGCGCAGAGGCGCGTCGACCCCCGTCTCATCCTGGACAACACGCGCGATTACCTGTACGGCGGCACGCTCAGGGCGCTGCCGGGCGAGCCGATCGGCGATCAGCCGGTGCTTCCCCTCAAGCGCTGA
- a CDS encoding redox-sensing transcriptional repressor Rex: MAGARRPGTGISDLTAKRVSVYLRCLEDLQADGVTTISSQALAEKFGLNSAQIRKDLACFGEFGVRGVGYMVADLKDQLTRILGLTRDRKVIIIGAGNLGMALADYAGFNGGGFRIVALFDNDRGKIGGRSRGGVPVLDMEALPAVARREKAGIALLAVPAAVAQKVLDRVCRSGIKAILNFAPAQLRARPGITLKAVDLKIQLENLVFHLARAEEARR, from the coding sequence GTGGCGGGGGCACGGCGACCGGGCACGGGGATTTCCGATCTCACGGCGAAGCGAGTGTCGGTCTACTTGCGATGCCTCGAAGACCTCCAGGCCGACGGGGTCACCACCATCTCCTCCCAGGCCCTGGCTGAAAAATTCGGGCTCAACTCGGCGCAGATTCGCAAGGACCTGGCCTGCTTCGGCGAGTTCGGAGTGCGCGGGGTCGGCTACATGGTGGCCGATCTCAAGGATCAGCTCACGCGGATCCTCGGCCTGACGCGCGATCGCAAGGTGATCATCATCGGGGCGGGGAACCTGGGGATGGCCCTCGCGGACTACGCGGGGTTCAACGGGGGGGGCTTCCGCATCGTCGCGCTGTTCGATAATGATCGAGGCAAGATCGGCGGCCGCTCCCGGGGCGGAGTGCCGGTCCTGGACATGGAGGCGCTTCCCGCCGTGGCGCGGCGCGAGAAGGCGGGGATCGCCCTCCTGGCCGTGCCCGCCGCGGTGGCGCAGAAGGTGCTGGACCGGGTGTGCCGCTCCGGCATCAAGGCGATCCTGAATTTCGCCCCGGCGCAGCTGAGGGCGCGCCCGGGCATCACCCTCAAGGCGGTCGATCTGAAGATTCAGCTCGAGAACCTGGTCTTCCACCTGGCCCGTGCCGAGGAGGCGCGGCGGTGA